The Pelagovum sp. HNIBRBA483 sequence CGGCCAACAATTCCGCGCCGCGATCCAATGCATCTTGGGTCATTTTCTGAATGGTTTCCAGCCCGCGCTTGTTCGCCATTGGGCCGATTTGCACGCCATCGTCCAATCCGCGCCCGATCTTGAGTGAATTGGCGATTTCCGCGAAACGAGAGGCGAACTTCTCGTAACTATTTTCATGAACGTAGAATCTGGTTGGCGAAATACAAACCTGACCGCAATTGCGGAATTTTGTAGGCGCACATATTTCGGCTGCTTTCTCAGCGTCGAAATCGTCAAACACCAGAACAGGGCCGTGGCCTCCCAATTCCATCGACACCTTCTTGACCCCCTCCGCAGCAAGCGAAAGGATTTGTTTGCCGACAGGAACAGAGCCCGTCACGCTGACCTTTCGCACGATGGGAGAGCGGATGAGTTTTTCAGCAATTTGGCCCGAATTGCCGGTCAACATATTCACGACCCCAGGCGGAATGCCCGCATCATGGCAGGCCTGTATCAGAGCAGCACATGAAGCTGGTGTTTCACCTGCGGGCTTGATGATGATCGCGCAACCGGCCCCAAGAGCGGCTGCAATCTTTCTGGCCGGCAACAATGCCGGAAAATTCCATGCTGAAAAGGCCGCAACGACGCCAACAGGTTGATATATCACCGCCATGCGGCTGTCGCTGGTGCGCGCTTCGATGATCTGGCCATAAATACGTTTGGTTTCTTCCGAATACCATTCGAACTGGTCGGCCGCAGCGCCGGTTTCGCCCATGGACTCGGCCAATGGCTTGCCGGTTTCCAACGACATAAGCCTTGCGATCTCACTCTGCCTCTCGCGTATCAGATCAGCAACTTTGCGGATCTTTGCCGCTCGGTCCCATGTCCCGGTTTTGCGCCAAACATCAAAGCCGTCTTTTGCCGCTGAAAGCGCCCGATTGATGTCGTCATCTGCGGCGACGGCGATCGAACCAATCACATCTTCCGATGCCGGACACGTCACCGGCTTGGTCGCACCGTCCGAAGCATTGCACCAGTCGCCATTGATGAAGAGTTCAATATTCTCATACATTGATGCCGCTCCTTAAATAGTCGCGTTCAGGTACGCGCCCTGAACTTCTTCGACCCAATTTCCGACATTCCAGGACCCATAGGCTCCCATACCTGCGATCGGGTCACGTCCCGAATAGACAGGGATATGAAGCAGCGAGAGTCCATCGTAGGCATGCGCCTCAGTTAGCGCAGCCTCGAGCGCACTACGGGTGAAGCCTCCGTGAAGCGCCTTCACACCGGACACCGACGCCGCCATCGCCCTGTAATCAACCGCCACACTGTCATTCGTTTTGAATTCGCGCCCATACTGGTCGTATTGAAGGCCGGTGATCGCCGCCATCCGCCGGTTGTCAAACAGGGCAATCATACCGCGAACGCCATGCTCGACCGCATCAATCAGGATTTGCGGGTTCATCATGAAGGAGCCATCCCCGGTGAAGGCGATGCCGTATTTGGCATCCTTCACCAACGCGCCACCCAAAAGAGCCGATCCCGAAAACCCCATGAAGGAGGCTCCCGTCTCGGTGTATGTCTGGCCGGGCGCATCGTCTTCTACGATCTGGAACCCATTGGCCTGCACATCACCCGCGTCGAAGAATTTGATCGCGCCGACCTTGTTGGCAAAAGACGCAACAGTGTGGATCGCGGCGGGTTGGGTGAGGACAGGTTGCTGCCACACTTCGTCGGCAATCGGTTCCGCGTGAATCCGCTTTGCCTTGAAGGCCGTCCATTCATCCTTCTTTGCGGCACAATCCCGGATCCAGTCCTTGCGCAAGTCAATGCCCGCATCATCGCCCAGCTCCGCTAGCAGCATATCAATGACCGATGTGATATCGCCCGGAAGGCATACCGTGTTGGCATAATGGGTCAAATCGTCGAGATCACCGTTGATGTTCAACACGGCTTGCGCATTTGGATAGCCGACACCCGAACAATCCGCCTGACACACACCGCGGCTTCCGATCACGATTAGCGCATCAGCATTTTGCATCGCGTAGTTGCCCGAGATCGAACCTTTGGAACCGCCCACATGCATGTTCTGGGCATGTGCGTCCATCAGAACCCCGGTTGACCCTGGCGACAATACAACAGGGGCGCCGATGCGTGTGGCAAGCGATCTTACAGCCATATAATGTGACCGGGTGCCCCCTCCGGCTTTTATGACAATGCGTTTATAACGACGCAGGAAATCTACAGCGGCGCCCAGATCGTCGGATCTTGCTGGCGCAACCGGCGGCAATGTCTGACGCCCTGGCAGGGTCGCAATATTGATCTTGGTCATTTGCGGCTGGGTGTTGATAGGCAGCATGATGAAAAACGGGCCCGCCTTGTAAGGGTGATGGGCGCAAGCCGTTCCCCGTCGCATGCATTCACGCAGTGCGCCTGGCGTGTGCAGCGTATAGGATTGCCCCATAAGGGCAGTCATCTTACCGAAAACCCCCTGCTCGGGCTTCGGTACCTGCTGCATGTTGTAGCCTTCGCCCTGTGTCGTCTCGTCACCATAGATATGGTAAACCCCAACCCCGTTAGACGCCGCAGCGAGCGATCCTGCCATCGCCTGAAGTCCACCCGGTCCAATGGATGTGACAACTGCAGGCGTTTTGCCGTAAACCCATGCATAGGCTGTGGCTGCATGCGCCATTTCCACTTCATTGCGGCAGTTTATGACCTCAACCGCACCTTCCTCGTGATAAATGCGCAAGACCTCGCCGAGATCGGTCGAGCCGTGTCCGAAGATCGCAAAGTAGCGGCGAACGCCTTGCTTCATCAGGGCGACAACAAGCGCCTCTGAAAGTGTCAGATCGACAATACCACCGTTCTGATCGTCGATCAGCGCATCTTCGACAGACTTGACCGCCAGCCTGATTGCTCTTTTCCGAATTTCGTTCTCGGGTTCGTCGGGGATCTTGTTTTTGTCAAGCATCTGTCATCTCGATTTTTTTGGAGGTTTTCTTTTTCAGCTTCAGTTCGGTGATCACTTGCAAACCAATGACCAGCAGCGCGAGGGCGAAGAACACCAAGACTGTCGGAGAGGTCAGGAAGATGTCGAAACTACCGCCGGACAGCATCATCGCAGTCCTGAACTCGTTCTCCAGCGTCGGTCCTAAAACCATTCCGAGGATGATGGGTGTAATCGGGATGCGCAGAGCTACGAGCACATAGGCCAGAACGCCGATGGCCCCCATAGCATAGATGTCAAAGGCACTATTGCGGATGGAATAGGCTCCGATTGCACAGAGAACCAACACGGAAACGGCCAGCATCTCACGAGGGATCTTAAGCACATGCACAAATATGCGGATCCCCATCAGTTGAAGACCCAGTACCCAGACATAGGCCAGGGCAACGGCAACATACATTCCATAGACTTCCACGGCATTGTTCATGAACAGTGCCGGTCCCGGCGTAATGCCATGGATCATCAGACCAGCAAGAACGATTGCTGTCGCCGGATCTCCTGGAATGCCCAAAGATAACAGAGGGATAAGCGTTCCGCCTGTGACTGCATTGTTGGCAGTTTCCGGCGCGATAACACCTTCGATATTTCCCTTACCGAAGCTTTCCGGCTTTTTCGAAAACCGTTTTGCGTGATCATAAGCGAGGAACGAGGCGATTGCACCGCCGGTGCCCGGGATCGCGCCGATACCCGTGCCCAATACAGAACACCGCAGCATCAGTGAAAGCTTGCCGAAGAGCATTTTCAGAGAGGGCAATTCAGCGCGGACCTTGGCGACGCGCTTTGTATGCAGATCCTGTGGCCCTTTCCCTGAAAAGGCTTCGATAATAAACGGAACGGCGAACAACCCGATCATCGCCACCAGAAGATTGACACCTTGCAGCAGATTGATGCTGCCAAATGTCATCCGCGGCACGCCATCGATTGCGTCGAGGCCGACCGTCATGATCATGAGTCCGAGGGCACCAGCAATCAGCCCCTTGATGAGAGAGTCACCGCAAAGCCCGCAAATCGTCGACATGCCGAACAGAACAAGCGCGAAGATTTCCGCCGGTCCGAAACTGATTGCGATCCGCGACACGAGGTCAACCGAGACCATCATGACGAACAAGCTGAACAATCCGCCAAATACGGACACAATCACGGCAGTACCCAAAGCAATTGAAGCGTTGCCCTGTTTGGTCATGGCATGGCCGTCAAGCACGGTCGCGGCAGCTGATGGTGTCCCTGGAATACCCAGCAATATCGCAGAGACTGACCCCCCAGTCATGCCTCCGATGTAGGTTCCGAGCAACAATCCAATCGCGGGAACTGGGTCCATGCTAAAGGTGATCGGCAACGCGAGCGCAAGGGCGACTGTAAATGTCAGTCCGGGTATCGACCCGAAGACAAGTCCAACCATTGCCCCGAGTCCTATCGCCGCAATTGCCATCGGCGTGAATGAAAGCGCAAGTGCTTGAAGAAACAGATCCATCATCTTATCCCACGTTCAGCCAGGTGCCATTCGCGAGATAAATCCCGAGCAGCTTTTCGAAGATGAGCCAGCTTCCCACGGTCAACCCGAGAGACATTCCAATCAGTTTCCTGAGCGACCGGACACGCAAACTCACGATCATGACCAACAGCACCACCAAAGGGGTCGCCAAAACGAAGCCGATCTTTTCAAGCAAGAAGCCGTACAGAACGATCTGTCCAAGAACCAACAGGGCCGGACCCCAATCAAGCCGGTTGGTCGATGGCATCTCAGGATCGTCCGACGTCTCTGCTGAAGCGGTGTCCGCACCTGATACAATCCGACTAATCAGCAGGATCGCCGAGAAAACCGTCAGGATCAGCCCAAACGCCATTGGAAAGGCTCTTGGGCCGACTTCTCCATCTCCGAAACCTGGAGGGATCGTGTCAACGACCAACCATGTCCAACAAACACCGAGCAGGAGTAGAACCGCTGCAGCAATGGCATCTTGAACACGATTGGTCATCTTTTCGATCCCTGGCTAGAGTTACTGGGCCATGCCGAGTTCTGTCAGAAGGTCGCCATAGAAGGCGTCATCCTTCTCGATCAGCGCTCCGAACTCGTCAGCATTCAAGAAAGCGGGTGAAAACCCGATATTCCCTGCAGCACTACGGAACTGTTCGGATGCAACGGCCGCCTCTGCTGCAGCTTGTAGCTTGGCCACGACATCCGCAGATGTTCCGGCTGGGGCCGCAAGCCCGCGCCACATGGAAATGTTCACATCTACGCCCTGCTCTTGCGCGGTTGGCACCTCTGGAAGAACGGCGACACGTTCATCGCCCGTCACAGCCAAGACATTGAGCTCGCCAGCTTGCACATACGACGCGAATTGACCGGGCCACTGAATTGCGGCGTCAATGCGCCCTGCCAATAGCTCAACCGGCGCTTTGCCTTGACCGTAAGAGATATAGGCAACCTTATCGCCAACACCCATGGCATCAAAGAGCGCGGCCGACGTCAGATGGGTGAAAGAGCCCTTGCCAGAGATACCCACTTTGAGCGTCCCGTCCATTGATCCAATTGCGGCCGCGAGGTCGGCAAGGGTTTCCCAGCCTGTGTCACTGTTCACGGCCAAAGCAGGGATTTCGGTCGAAACCCGCGCGATTGGTGTAAATGCCGTATAGTCGAAAGGCACTCGCCCTGTGTGATGGGTCGTACTGATCGAGTTCGAATTCCATACGATGTTATAGCCGTCAGGCGCAGTCGATACGACATGCGAGTAACCGACAGCGCCACCGCCACCCGTGCGGCTTACCGGAACGACCGGCTGCCCCAATTCATTCGACATCAACTCGGAAAGCAACTGAGCAATCGTATTGGCAGTGCCCCCGAAAAGCACTGTCATATCGACCGGCTTTTCTGGGTATTCAGCTTGCGCTGCGCCGCCGAACGCAATCAGCGCTGACGATAGCAGGCCAACAACCCCGCTCTTGATTTTGGTTCTAAGTTCCATTTCTTCCTCCCTTTTTGAGACCGATTTCGCTCGGACCAAGCGTCTGCAATTAGTGTCTCGCGGCTTCTGCACGCTCCTGTCTGGCCGATTGGGCAATCTGTTCCCGCCCCGGGACATGGTCCCGAAGCGCTTTCAGGATTTTCTCCGGCGTTGCAGGCAACGTCTTTATGCGCACCCCGATTGCGTCGTAGATCGCGTTCATGATTGCCGGCGCAGTCGGGACCAGAGCCGGCTCGCCAATACCCTTCGCCTTCAGAGGGCTTTTGGGATCTGGGTCTTCAACGATCACACAGTTGATCTGAGGGATATCCAGAGACGTGGGCAGGATGTATTTGGCGAAGCCATGGGTAATCGCATGCCCTTTCTCGGTGATGTACTCCTCCATCAGAGCTTGCCCCAACCCTTGAACAACGCCCCCCTCGATCTGTCCCTCGACGCCGCGCGGATTGATCGCGCGGCCAACATCGTGAGCTGCCCAGATGCCCAGAACCTGCACCTCCCCGGTCCAGGTATCGACCTCAACCTCTGCAACCTGTGTCCCAAAGACATAGGCCTGCCAGGGGCTTCCCGATCCATCCACAGGGTCCAGACCAGTTCCATGCGCAGTGAAAGACGCCGATCCCACCGGCACGACACCGCGCGCCTTGCACGTTGCGACCGCATCCTTCATCGACATGCGCAAATTGGTGTCCTCGGCCCAGATCTCGCCATCGAAGGCCCGCAACTGTTCAATTTCGACATCCCAATGATCCGCAATCTGTTCAAACAGTGCGTTCCTCGCCTCGCGCGATGCGAGCGCTACCGAATTGCCGATCATATATGTTTGGCGTGTCGCGCCAGCATGTGCCGCTTCGGGCGAACGAGCCGTATCATTGTCGCCAATTGTCACGTCTTGGGGCTTGATGCCCATCTCGTCTGCTGCCACCTGTGCCAGAACGGTCAGAATGCCTTCACCGATCTCAGTCACACCAGTGACCACCTTTCCTGTGCCACCATCATCGAGCTCTGCCCAAGCGCCAGCGCGATCAATCGTTGCCGTCCGAGCGATGCCATACCAGCTCGCCGCCATTCCGCGGCCGCGTTTCATCCTAGCCATCACGCAACCCTTTCCGTGGTTTTGGCATCATTCTTGGCGGCACTTTTGATCCGCGCCCCCAATGTGCAAGGTTTCCGGGTATCAGGACCATTGAGATCCCCTCGCTCTGCTCCGCGCACGCGAGGAGCACCCGCTTCCCAACGAGAGGCTGTCTCCGCGGCTTCAAGGACACGGTCCAAAGACGCGGTTTCGAGCCGTTGCTGGGTGTGCGTTGTCGACCCAATTTTCATCATGTTGATGCGTCGGATCTCAAAGGGGTCCATGTCCAGCGCTTCGGCGGCCATGTCCATCATGCTTTCAGTGGCGAATTGCGCCTGCATGCCGCCAAACGTCCTGAACGCACCCGAGGGCGTATTGTTGGTGTAAACCGCCCGCGTATCGACAGACAGATTATCCACTTCGTATGGGCCGCAAGACAAAATTGCTGCCTTACGCATCACGCCTTCACTCGACATGCCGTAGGCACCGCCGTCGGACAGCATGTCGAACTCAATGGCTGTAATCTGGCCGTTCCACTTGAGGCCCATTTTGTAATGCACGCGGCTGGGATGCCGCTTGGCCGAAGCGATCAGGCTTTCTTCACGGGTGAAATTCAGTTGTACAGGTTGATGGGTCTTCATCGCACATAGCGCGAGCATCCCCTGATAGATCATGTCTTCTTTGCCACCAAAACCGCCACCAACAGGGCTCATGATGAACCGCACTTTGTTAATCGGCTTGGCTATGATCTCGGCAAGCATGTGCCGATGGTGGGTAATGTTCTGCGATGGTGAGATCACCACCACTACATCATCAGGGTCGACATAGGCGATCCCGGCTTCTGGCTCGAGATAGGCATGCTCGACTTGCTGGGTTCCGAAATCATCCTCAAGTATCAGGTCCGCTTCAGCGAAACCTTTCTTTATATCGCCCTTCCGAACAGGGATATGCTTCACCAGATTATCGGGGGCATAGTCATGGATCACAGGCGCGCCCGGCTTCAGTGCATCCGCAGGATCGTAAACCCCCGGCAACTCCTCGTACTCGACCTTGATCATTGCCAATGCACGGCGTGCAGTAACGAGGTCCTCAGCAGCGACAGCTGCCACAGCTTCCCCCACATGGCGCACCTTGCCCCGCGCCATGATCGGTTGGTCATGCACAAACACACCAAAGCCGTCTTTGCCCGGAACATCATCGGCTGTGATCACGCACGCCACACCGTCCATCGCTTCCGCCGCACTTGTGTCGATCGACACGATACGCGCATGGGCATGGGGAGAGCGCAAAACCTGCATTTGCAGCATGTCCGGCATCTTCATGTCAGCCGCATATTTCAGCCGGCCCGACACTTTCGACGGGGCGTCCAGGCGGCGCACATTGGCGCCGATGTAACTGCCATCGACATTGTCTTCTTCAAGGGCATTCTCCGGCATATCACCAGCAATCACGGCCTTTGCAATCTCGACTGCTTCGAAGATCTTCGTATAGCCGGTGCAGCGGCAAATATTGCCACCCAATCTTTCCTTGATCTCTTCGATATCGGCATTCGGATTCTCACGAAGAGCCGAGGTCGCTGCCATCACCATTCCTGGAATGCAGTAGCCGCACTGGCTGGCGCCGGTCTTATGAAAGGCGCGTTGAACCGGTGTCAGTTCACCCGGCTTCGCTAGGCCCTCAACCGTTTCGATCTTCGTGCCCGTTGCTTTGGCCGCCGGCATCAGACAAGACTTCACAAGCTTGCCATCGACGAACACCGAGCAGGTTCCACACTCCCCAGCGCCACAGCCTTCCTTTGCGCCGGTGAGGTTCAACTCGTCGCGAAGAAAATCCAGCAGTCGAGCGTGCGGCTGTGTCTCACGAGAGACTTTCCGGCCGTTGACTTCAGCATCTATTCTCACTTTAGGCATTTGCTTTTTCCTTCGCGTCTGCAAAATCCACCTGGACTTCGGGTTGATCCTCCAGCGCATCCTCAAGGGCGGCTCGAACGAAGTTGACGACAACCTCGCGCCGGTATTCCTTCCGGCTGCGCGACCCTACGGTGTCGGCGGCGGTCTGTGCTGCACGTTCGATCAGCGCATGCGATATCCGTTCGCCGCGCAGCACGCTTTCTGCCTCGGTCATCCGGATCGGCCGGGGACCAACACCGCCCAGAGCAAGGCGGACGTCCTCAAAGACACGCCCATCACGATCGGCTTTGACCAAAGCAGCACTGCACGCGACCGAAATCACAAGCGACCGCCGTTGCCCGACCTTCTGGAAAGACCCTCCATACCCGTTGGCCGTATCCAGAATAACTGCGGTCGCGATCTCATCTTCACCGATCTGGGTTTTGCCGGGGCCTTCAATGAAATCGACCACCGGAACCCGACGGCTGACCACCTTGCCATCTTGCAGGCGGGCCAATTCGATCTCGCCATTCAAAGCCACCACTGCGGGCGTCCCGTCAGCGACAGGGGACGCATTGACGAGGTTTCCGGTTACAGAAGCTTGTTCGCGGATTTGGTCATCCGCAAACCAGATCGCGCAAAACGGCATGCACGGCAGGCTGCGCATCAACGTCGGGTCTGTCAGGAAATCCTGATAAACAGTATTGGCCCCAAGCCGCACACGACCGTTCTCGAACGAATAGCCGTCCAATTCCGCGATCCGCGTAACATCGACAAGCTCAGGCAGATGGACATCCCCGGCCCGCCCTTCACGGGCCCAGGGCAAGATATCTGTGGCACCGGAGACGAGCCGGCTGCCTGCCTTCGCTTCGGACCAAATCGTCAACGCTTCCGACAAGTTCGTCGGCAGGTGATAGTTGTCACAGGTCAGCATGGTTCGCCTCCTTTGTTCTGGCTTATTCAGCTGCCACTTTTTTCGATTGCTTTTGCGGGTTCTTGACCACGACCTTGATCGCATCTTCGACCCGGTCCTTGGCGTAGCGCAGCGCTTCTTCCAGATCGGACATCTCAAAGGTGTGCGTATGGATCAGCGTCGCGTCGAAACGCTTCTGCCGCATAAAAGCTTCGGCCCGGTGCGTTGCCGTTTTACCTTCACCACGGATGCCGTAGAGGTAGATGTTATTGCGCACGAGATAGGCGACATCGACTTCAGGACTGTTGTGGGGGAACGCCGCAAGGCAGATCTTGCCACCACGGTTCACCATCTGCGCCGCTTCGTTCAGACCGTTCGGCGCGCCGGCACACTCGACCACATAATCGACACCCATGCCGCCGGTCAGCTCACGGACTTTTTCAACAACATTTTCGTTGCGCACGTTGATCACATGATCTGCGCCCAGCTTCTTACCGATCTCAAGCCGGTTGTCGCGCGTGCCAGTCAGGATAACGGGTTGCGCGCCAAGCGCCTTGGCGACCGCTGCGCCCATCAGGCCGATGGGTCCGGGACCTGTGACAACGACACTTTCACCGGCGACCAGTCCACCAAGTTCGGTCAGGCCATACATTGCGGTTCCGGCAGTGACGACCAGCGTCGCTTCTTCGTCGGTCATACTGTCATCGACGTGGACCAAGGTATTGATATTGTTGACGGCGTACTCGGCAAAACCCCCATCGGTGGTGAAGCCATTGGCGCGGTGTCCCTTATCCACATCACCATAGTTCTTGCCGTAGTTGTGGCATGACGTGTACATACCCTGACGGCAGCGCTTGCACTGGCCACAACCAGCGTGGATTTCCACGGTCACGCGCTCGCCAATTTGATATTCGTCGACACCCGGTCCCAGAGCAACAACCGTGCCCATGTATTCATGGCCCGGCGTAAAATTCTTGTTGAACGGATCACCGCCATTGATCTGTGCGGGCGGGCCGTGATGGATGATCTCCAGATCGGTGGCGCAGATCGCAACCGCATCAATGCGGACCAGCACTTCGGCCTTTCCGGGTACAGGAACCGGTTTGTCGGAAAGCGTCAACTCACCCGGATCACCGAGAACCCAAGCTTTCATTGTCTCGGGGACCGGATGGGTTTCGCTGGTGGTTACGTTATTGGGCATGGGCATTTTTCAAGCTCCTTGTCGTTTGAGAGGGCGCTAGATTTTCAGGTCGCGCAGTTTGTTTGAAAACGAATTAGCCGCCGCGATCATTTCCTTGATCAGGTAGTCGCGGTATTCATCGGTGGCCCGATCGGCTGGGATGGTGACAGAAATAGACCCGATGACAGCTCCAGCGCCGGCCCTGATCGTCGCGCCAATGCAAACGATCCCTTCGCTGAATTCCTGATCATCGATCGAGTATTTGCGCCGGCGAACCAAACGCAGCTCCTCAACCAAACCGGAGAGAGAGGTAATGGTTTTGGAGGTATAAGTAGTAAGTCCATTGGCAGAAATGATTCGAACCAATTCTGTGTCGGGGATCCATGCGAGGATCGCCTTCCCCGTCGCCGTGGCGTGCAAGGCTGCCATTTTCTCAACCTCGTCGGGTTCCGCCAGATTATCGTCAGACCCAGGGAAACTGAGCTTTGTCATCAGCGCGGTGTCCCGCAACACGGCGAAT is a genomic window containing:
- a CDS encoding NAD-dependent succinate-semialdehyde dehydrogenase, which translates into the protein MYENIELFINGDWCNASDGATKPVTCPASEDVIGSIAVAADDDINRALSAAKDGFDVWRKTGTWDRAAKIRKVADLIRERQSEIARLMSLETGKPLAESMGETGAAADQFEWYSEETKRIYGQIIEARTSDSRMAVIYQPVGVVAAFSAWNFPALLPARKIAAALGAGCAIIIKPAGETPASCAALIQACHDAGIPPGVVNMLTGNSGQIAEKLIRSPIVRKVSVTGSVPVGKQILSLAAEGVKKVSMELGGHGPVLVFDDFDAEKAAEICAPTKFRNCGQVCISPTRFYVHENSYEKFASRFAEIANSLKIGRGLDDGVQIGPMANKRGLETIQKMTQDALDRGAELLAGGKRPAGFNKGYFVEPTVLGRVPDDALVMTEEPFGPIAPITTFTDYDEVIARANSLPFGLAGYVFSNNLTTATRAYEDLELGMVGVNEMLLATAEAPFGGVKESGMGREGGSLGMHDYLDPKYVKMKLAG
- a CDS encoding thiamine pyrophosphate-dependent enzyme, which codes for MLDKNKIPDEPENEIRKRAIRLAVKSVEDALIDDQNGGIVDLTLSEALVVALMKQGVRRYFAIFGHGSTDLGEVLRIYHEEGAVEVINCRNEVEMAHAATAYAWVYGKTPAVVTSIGPGGLQAMAGSLAAASNGVGVYHIYGDETTQGEGYNMQQVPKPEQGVFGKMTALMGQSYTLHTPGALRECMRRGTACAHHPYKAGPFFIMLPINTQPQMTKINIATLPGRQTLPPVAPARSDDLGAAVDFLRRYKRIVIKAGGGTRSHYMAVRSLATRIGAPVVLSPGSTGVLMDAHAQNMHVGGSKGSISGNYAMQNADALIVIGSRGVCQADCSGVGYPNAQAVLNINGDLDDLTHYANTVCLPGDITSVIDMLLAELGDDAGIDLRKDWIRDCAAKKDEWTAFKAKRIHAEPIADEVWQQPVLTQPAAIHTVASFANKVGAIKFFDAGDVQANGFQIVEDDAPGQTYTETGASFMGFSGSALLGGALVKDAKYGIAFTGDGSFMMNPQILIDAVEHGVRGMIALFDNRRMAAITGLQYDQYGREFKTNDSVAVDYRAMAASVSGVKALHGGFTRSALEAALTEAHAYDGLSLLHIPVYSGRDPIAGMGAYGSWNVGNWVEEVQGAYLNATI
- a CDS encoding tripartite tricarboxylate transporter permease; its protein translation is MDLFLQALALSFTPMAIAAIGLGAMVGLVFGSIPGLTFTVALALALPITFSMDPVPAIGLLLGTYIGGMTGGSVSAILLGIPGTPSAAATVLDGHAMTKQGNASIALGTAVIVSVFGGLFSLFVMMVSVDLVSRIAISFGPAEIFALVLFGMSTICGLCGDSLIKGLIAGALGLMIMTVGLDAIDGVPRMTFGSINLLQGVNLLVAMIGLFAVPFIIEAFSGKGPQDLHTKRVAKVRAELPSLKMLFGKLSLMLRCSVLGTGIGAIPGTGGAIASFLAYDHAKRFSKKPESFGKGNIEGVIAPETANNAVTGGTLIPLLSLGIPGDPATAIVLAGLMIHGITPGPALFMNNAVEVYGMYVAVALAYVWVLGLQLMGIRIFVHVLKIPREMLAVSVLVLCAIGAYSIRNSAFDIYAMGAIGVLAYVLVALRIPITPIILGMVLGPTLENEFRTAMMLSGGSFDIFLTSPTVLVFFALALLVIGLQVITELKLKKKTSKKIEMTDA
- a CDS encoding tripartite tricarboxylate transporter TctB family protein, translating into MTNRVQDAIAAAVLLLLGVCWTWLVVDTIPPGFGDGEVGPRAFPMAFGLILTVFSAILLISRIVSGADTASAETSDDPEMPSTNRLDWGPALLVLGQIVLYGFLLEKIGFVLATPLVVLLVMIVSLRVRSLRKLIGMSLGLTVGSWLIFEKLLGIYLANGTWLNVG
- a CDS encoding Bug family tripartite tricarboxylate transporter substrate binding protein yields the protein MELRTKIKSGVVGLLSSALIAFGGAAQAEYPEKPVDMTVLFGGTANTIAQLLSELMSNELGQPVVPVSRTGGGGAVGYSHVVSTAPDGYNIVWNSNSISTTHHTGRVPFDYTAFTPIARVSTEIPALAVNSDTGWETLADLAAAIGSMDGTLKVGISGKGSFTHLTSAALFDAMGVGDKVAYISYGQGKAPVELLAGRIDAAIQWPGQFASYVQAGELNVLAVTGDERVAVLPEVPTAQEQGVDVNISMWRGLAAPAGTSADVVAKLQAAAEAAVASEQFRSAAGNIGFSPAFLNADEFGALIEKDDAFYGDLLTELGMAQ
- a CDS encoding xanthine dehydrogenase family protein molybdopterin-binding subunit, with translation MARMKRGRGMAASWYGIARTATIDRAGAWAELDDGGTGKVVTGVTEIGEGILTVLAQVAADEMGIKPQDVTIGDNDTARSPEAAHAGATRQTYMIGNSVALASREARNALFEQIADHWDVEIEQLRAFDGEIWAEDTNLRMSMKDAVATCKARGVVPVGSASFTAHGTGLDPVDGSGSPWQAYVFGTQVAEVEVDTWTGEVQVLGIWAAHDVGRAINPRGVEGQIEGGVVQGLGQALMEEYITEKGHAITHGFAKYILPTSLDIPQINCVIVEDPDPKSPLKAKGIGEPALVPTAPAIMNAIYDAIGVRIKTLPATPEKILKALRDHVPGREQIAQSARQERAEAARH
- a CDS encoding molybdopterin-dependent oxidoreductase, yielding MPKVRIDAEVNGRKVSRETQPHARLLDFLRDELNLTGAKEGCGAGECGTCSVFVDGKLVKSCLMPAAKATGTKIETVEGLAKPGELTPVQRAFHKTGASQCGYCIPGMVMAATSALRENPNADIEEIKERLGGNICRCTGYTKIFEAVEIAKAVIAGDMPENALEEDNVDGSYIGANVRRLDAPSKVSGRLKYAADMKMPDMLQMQVLRSPHAHARIVSIDTSAAEAMDGVACVITADDVPGKDGFGVFVHDQPIMARGKVRHVGEAVAAVAAEDLVTARRALAMIKVEYEELPGVYDPADALKPGAPVIHDYAPDNLVKHIPVRKGDIKKGFAEADLILEDDFGTQQVEHAYLEPEAGIAYVDPDDVVVVISPSQNITHHRHMLAEIIAKPINKVRFIMSPVGGGFGGKEDMIYQGMLALCAMKTHQPVQLNFTREESLIASAKRHPSRVHYKMGLKWNGQITAIEFDMLSDGGAYGMSSEGVMRKAAILSCGPYEVDNLSVDTRAVYTNNTPSGAFRTFGGMQAQFATESMMDMAAEALDMDPFEIRRINMMKIGSTTHTQQRLETASLDRVLEAAETASRWEAGAPRVRGAERGDLNGPDTRKPCTLGARIKSAAKNDAKTTERVA
- a CDS encoding xanthine dehydrogenase family protein subunit M codes for the protein MLTCDNYHLPTNLSEALTIWSEAKAGSRLVSGATDILPWAREGRAGDVHLPELVDVTRIAELDGYSFENGRVRLGANTVYQDFLTDPTLMRSLPCMPFCAIWFADDQIREQASVTGNLVNASPVADGTPAVVALNGEIELARLQDGKVVSRRVPVVDFIEGPGKTQIGEDEIATAVILDTANGYGGSFQKVGQRRSLVISVACSAALVKADRDGRVFEDVRLALGGVGPRPIRMTEAESVLRGERISHALIERAAQTAADTVGSRSRKEYRREVVVNFVRAALEDALEDQPEVQVDFADAKEKANA
- a CDS encoding zinc-binding dehydrogenase, whose translation is MPMPNNVTTSETHPVPETMKAWVLGDPGELTLSDKPVPVPGKAEVLVRIDAVAICATDLEIIHHGPPAQINGGDPFNKNFTPGHEYMGTVVALGPGVDEYQIGERVTVEIHAGCGQCKRCRQGMYTSCHNYGKNYGDVDKGHRANGFTTDGGFAEYAVNNINTLVHVDDSMTDEEATLVVTAGTAMYGLTELGGLVAGESVVVTGPGPIGLMGAAVAKALGAQPVILTGTRDNRLEIGKKLGADHVINVRNENVVEKVRELTGGMGVDYVVECAGAPNGLNEAAQMVNRGGKICLAAFPHNSPEVDVAYLVRNNIYLYGIRGEGKTATHRAEAFMRQKRFDATLIHTHTFEMSDLEEALRYAKDRVEDAIKVVVKNPQKQSKKVAAE